One Candidatus Methylomirabilota bacterium genomic window, GAACGCCCCGGCGAGCACGAGGACGCCCGCGACGACACCGAGCGTGCGCGCGAGGAAGGAGAGTCCGCCGGCCGCGCCCTGCTGGCCGGCCGGAAACGCGGCCATCACGCCCGCCTGGTTCGGCACCTGGAAGGCGCCGAGACCGAAGCCCGCCGCGAACAGGGCGAGCGCGACGAGACCGAGCGGCGTCGCCGCGCCTGCTGTGGCCAGGCCGAGCAGGCCCGCGGTCTCGAGCGCGAGCCCGGCCAGCATCGGGACCGCCGGCCCGAGCGCGTCGGTGAGCCGCCCGGCGAAGGCCGCCCCGAGCGCGGTCCCGAGCGGCGTGAGGGTGAAGAGCGCGCCGACGAGCGAAGCCCGGAGCCCGCGCACCGTCACCAGGTAGAACGGCGCGAGGAGCCAGATCGCGAAGATGGCGGCGTTGGCGACGAACGCGAGCGCGCACGCCCGGAGCACCGGCGCGCGCACGACGTCGCGTCCGGCGACCATGGGCTGCGCCGCCGCCACGCGCGGCGCGCGCAGGCCGGCGAGCGCCCACGCGAGCGCCGCGAGCATGAGCGGCACGCGGACGTGGAAGACCGCCCGCCAGCCGAAGGCCTCGACGAGCACGCCCGCGGGGAGCGGGCCCAGCGCGAAGCCGAGGCCGATCGCGGCCGCGAGGAATCCGAGGCGCCGCCCGCGCGCGGCCTCGAGCGCGCCTGCGGTCACGAGCGCCGGGGTCGTCCCGTAGACGAGCCCCGCGCCGACGCCC contains:
- a CDS encoding MFS transporter, translating into AAAGAFVVSLDSMVNIAFPAIAAAFGTPPERVRWIIVCYVFTYAVMSFVGGAAADRLGHASVLKAGMALSVAGFLLVGAAPTFGWVLAGRAVQGVGAGLVYGTTPALVTAGALEAARGRRLGFLAAAIGLGFALGPLPAGVLVEAFGWRAVFHVRVPLMLAALAWALAGLRAPRVAAAQPMVAGRDVVRAPVLRACALAFVANAAIFAIWLLAPFYLVTVRGLRASLVGALFTLTPLGTALGAAFAGRLTDALGPAVPMLAGLALETAGLLGLATAGAATPLGLVALALFAAGFGLGAFQVPNQAGVMAAFPAGQQGAAGGLSFLARTLGVVAGVLVLAGAFAARRAAAGFEPAFAEALRLAATVLAVALAAELLARYTRRR